A region of the Phyllopteryx taeniolatus isolate TA_2022b chromosome 9, UOR_Ptae_1.2, whole genome shotgun sequence genome:
TCCAGCTGCTCCCCTGAGACGTCGCTATTGCCCCCACCCGTGCTGCTCTCTGATTGGCCGCCAGTGCGAGAAAGCGCGGAGACGCGGGGCTATAAATAGGAGGCGTGAACGAAGCCGGGAGAGATCACGTTGTGCGTGAACAGCGCACACGTCCAGCCATGGCGCCTGCGATCTCGCCGCAAGACTCTCGCGCCCCTCTCACACACAAGGTATGTCCGTCGCCGTCGTCGACTCCCCGCTCCACAAGCGTCCTCACCGTCCTCGTTTGTTCCCGTCGCAGATCCGAAAGCCTCTGGTGGAGAAGTTACGGCGAGAGCGAATCAACGGCAGCATCGAGCAGCTCAAGTCTCTCCTGGCTCCGGAGTTCCTCCGGCAGCGCCCGGACTCCAAGATGGAGAAGGCCGACGTGCTGGAGATGAGCGTTTGCGTCCTGAGGCGCCTCCAGTCCGTCCGTCGGGGTTACGCCAAGTGCGCCAGGGAGGCGCCGCGCCTCCTGTCCCAGGAGGAGCGCTTGGGGCTGCTCGGTTCCTCTCGcgaggacaagatgagagaggaggaCTCGTCTCCTCTCGGCAAGGAGGACAGCTCGGCCAAGAGCGGCCCGTGGAGGCCCTGGTAGACCGTCGGGACTTTGGATCGAGTCAAACCGGCCTTTTGTGAAGGCTTCCGTGTTGCTGTGCAGACAATGTTTGCATtattgctctttttgttcaaaaaaagacaaaagaaagatTCCCATGCTTTGTAGTCCAGTGTTACTCTGCATAGCAAATGGAATTATTCCTAATAGGAATGCTTGTACAGTGAACCATTCCCTTTCCCGTACTTTATATATTCCTGTTTTACTCTGTGTAGTAAGTGGAATGATTCCCAATGGGAGCGCTTGTATATTTGCTATTACACAATGGAATGgcgtatttgtatttgatttgattttttaattCCTCTATGAAGAAGCAATTGTCATACATGTTGAACATGTTCGAGATTCACATGCGTGTTTTACGATCTGTGTCCGATGCGTTTTGGTGAACGAcgacacgcacgcgcgcgcgcgccttCCCGTCACAATGAATGTATTGCTTGCAAACCAAGGCATTCGCATTAAagcaatcataaaaaaaaaaaaaaaacaacaacaacaacacatgctactcggctttttttttttcttccaatgtaTTTTTAGGTGCATTCGTGTGTCTTTGTGCATGGGGGGGTTACACTATAAAACCTGATGGAATATAACAAgcgagaaatgaacattcacaAGGGACGCGGGGAAAATGTGTCCTAAAATAAAAAGGGAATTCTATGAAAACaaggtcaagaaaaaaaacacgcgTCATGACAAGTGGCGCTGCAGTACCAGCTCCTCCGGCAGGGTGCGCACTTTCTCCACACCGCCGCTGCATTTCCGCAGATTGCATCTGAAggagagaagaagaaatgttCATTCTTGTCAAGTAGGAACCCAAATATTAGAGACAGCTGAATGGCTGCTCCCAATACATTGGCTCCGTTATGTCGTAACACAAAAGGGCAAACATGACGATCGGCCCGAATTCAGACGCAATTtaagctgttcctaatattgaGGATTTCCCTCGTAGTTACTCAATAAGGGGCCCAAAACATCCCAGACAGCCTTCATTCCGATGCAATTGCAGATGTTCCTCATATTCTGACCCTCTCGTGGCGTTGAATAAGGGAACCAAACGCTGAGGAACATCTCTACCATAGAAATAAAATGCCATTGCGATCTTCAGCGTCCCTAATAAAGTGACATGACGTGTCACACTTTGCAATCCTGACGTGCCGCTCGGGGCAGGTCTCGTTTAGGCccccgtgcccccccccccccccatcccctcgGCCAATGGGAGGCCGGCGTGCTGCGGCGTGGGAGGGGCATGACATCACTCATTTGTCAGGTGACACTTATTCTTTTCAGTCCTTCCgtctttccttttcttctttcattAACCTTAAGCCATCCTTCTTTCATTTCTCCCTCCTTGTttctaacttccatccatcctttctttccttccttccatccaccCAGCCGTGTTTGTTTCCACCTTTCTTTTTATCTTCAATCTATGTCTCCTTCTTATACTGTTTCCCCCTTTTCCTcctatcattcattcattcttttccttcttccatccatccttctttccttctttccacCTTCTATCCATCCTCTGTAACTTTCTCCCTCTCTTCTTCCTTCCTGCTTTCTGTCTTCCTTTCTTTCATCATCCCTCCTCTCCTTTCATCCACGCAGCTGTCCCTCTTTCCTTTCTTCCTCCTTTCTTTCTCACTTCCATCATCTTCTATCATTGAcccttctctctctttctttttcactttctttctttctttctttctttatccAGCCATCAATCTCCCCTGcaccttccttccttttttccacATCTTTATTCCCTCCTTCGTTTTCTGTCCaacactgaaaatatttttttgaaacgTACTTAATTCAAAGTTATGTagattggttgcacatgattcaaatgttatttgattattttcgagGTAAAGTTCAATTgcgtcagtttaccacatttgaaTAATGCGCAGCgggaaaattactttttttccccagcgtATCTGCCGT
Encoded here:
- the LOC133483833 gene encoding transcription factor HES-5-like, whose amino-acid sequence is MAPAISPQDSRAPLTHKIRKPLVEKLRRERINGSIEQLKSLLAPEFLRQRPDSKMEKADVLEMSVCVLRRLQSVRRGYAKCAREAPRLLSQEERLGLLGSSREDKMREEDSSPLGKEDSSAKSGPWRPW